One genomic segment of Candidatus Dadabacteria bacterium includes these proteins:
- the sufC gene encoding Fe-S cluster assembly ATPase SufC, protein MLEVKNLHVQVDDKEILKGMNITVAPGEVHSIMGPNGSGKSTLAQVLAGKEAYEVTEGEVTFQGKDLLDLEPEERACEGIFLAFQYPVEIPGVANTYLLREALNAKREYRDEKPLKHVEFGKLAREKMKALGIDEDLLKRSVNAGFSGGEKKRNEIFQMQILEPTLAVLDETDSGLDIDALKIVANGVNSMRDSGRSFIVITHYQRLLNYIVPDFVHVMVDGKIVRSGGKELAHELEEKGYAGF, encoded by the coding sequence ATGCTCGAGGTGAAAAACCTGCATGTGCAGGTAGATGACAAGGAAATACTGAAAGGAATGAACATTACTGTGGCGCCCGGGGAAGTCCACTCCATAATGGGTCCGAACGGTTCGGGAAAGAGCACCCTTGCTCAGGTTCTCGCAGGTAAGGAAGCTTACGAAGTTACCGAGGGGGAAGTAACTTTTCAGGGCAAGGATCTTCTCGATCTTGAGCCCGAGGAAAGGGCGTGCGAAGGGATATTTCTGGCTTTCCAGTACCCCGTAGAGATTCCGGGGGTTGCGAACACTTATCTTCTTCGCGAGGCTCTTAATGCAAAAAGGGAGTACCGGGATGAAAAACCGCTTAAGCACGTTGAGTTCGGCAAGCTTGCCAGAGAGAAAATGAAAGCGCTCGGTATTGACGAGGATCTTCTTAAAAGGTCCGTGAACGCCGGGTTCTCGGGCGGAGAGAAGAAAAGGAACGAGATATTCCAGATGCAGATACTCGAACCGACGCTGGCGGTGCTTGACGAGACGGATTCCGGTCTTGACATAGATGCGCTCAAGATAGTGGCAAACGGGGTGAATTCGATGAGGGACTCTGGACGTTCCTTTATAGTGATAACCCATTACCAGCGGCTTCTTAACTATATAGTTCCCGATTTTGTCCACGTGATGGTTGATGGAAAAATCGTAAGATCGGGAGGAAAGGAACTTGCCCACGAACTTGAGGAAAAAGGTTACGCCGGGTTTTAA
- the sufB gene encoding Fe-S cluster assembly protein SufB produces the protein MSVDLEKLAQEEYKYGFVTDVEQEIAPKGLNEDIIRMISSKKNEPEWLLEWRLGAYERWKKMKEPRWAFLRYPEIDFNDISYYAAPKSNPRPKSLDEIDPEIKETYDKLGIPLEEQKMLAGVAVDAVFDSVSVFTTFKEKLAEEGVIFCSISEAVEEYPDLVRKYLGSVVPRGDNFYAALNSAVFTDGSFVYIPKGVRCPMELSTYFRINAENTGQFERTLIIAEEGSYVSYLEGCTAPQRDENQLHAAVVELIAHDDATIKYSTIQNWYPGDKQGKGGIYNFVTKRGRCVGRSSRISWTQVETGSAITWKYPSCVLEGDNSVGEFYSVALTNRRQQADTGTKMVHVGKNTSSTIISKGISAGEGQNIYRGLVEIGKNAEKARNYTQCDSMLIGDRCGAHTFPYIEVRNSTAHMEHEASTSKIGEDQMFYCRQRGLSAEDAVSLIVNGFCKEVFKELPFEFAVEAEKLLSVSLEGSVG, from the coding sequence ATGAGCGTTGATCTTGAAAAACTCGCGCAGGAGGAATACAAGTACGGATTCGTAACCGACGTCGAGCAGGAGATTGCCCCCAAGGGGCTTAACGAGGATATAATCAGGATGATCTCCTCCAAGAAGAATGAACCTGAGTGGCTTCTCGAATGGCGCCTCGGAGCTTATGAGCGCTGGAAGAAGATGAAAGAGCCTAGATGGGCTTTTCTAAGGTATCCGGAAATAGATTTTAACGACATAAGTTATTACGCCGCGCCGAAAAGCAATCCCAGGCCGAAGAGCCTTGACGAGATAGATCCGGAGATAAAGGAGACCTACGACAAGCTCGGTATTCCGCTTGAGGAGCAGAAGATGCTGGCAGGCGTTGCCGTCGACGCGGTTTTCGACAGCGTTTCCGTCTTTACCACTTTCAAGGAAAAGCTCGCCGAAGAAGGGGTTATTTTCTGCTCCATATCCGAGGCGGTGGAGGAATATCCCGATCTTGTGCGCAAGTATCTGGGTTCGGTCGTGCCACGCGGGGATAATTTCTATGCGGCTTTGAATTCCGCGGTCTTTACGGACGGTTCCTTCGTCTATATTCCCAAGGGAGTAAGATGCCCAATGGAGCTCTCTACTTATTTCCGTATAAACGCCGAGAACACCGGACAGTTCGAAAGAACTCTTATAATCGCCGAGGAGGGCAGCTACGTAAGTTATCTCGAGGGCTGTACGGCCCCGCAGAGAGACGAGAACCAGCTCCACGCCGCGGTGGTTGAACTCATAGCCCACGATGACGCCACCATAAAGTATTCGACGATACAGAACTGGTACCCGGGAGACAAGCAGGGCAAGGGCGGAATATACAATTTCGTAACCAAGCGGGGAAGATGCGTCGGCAGGAGTTCAAGGATTTCCTGGACGCAGGTTGAAACCGGTTCCGCTATTACCTGGAAGTACCCGAGCTGCGTTCTTGAAGGGGATAATTCGGTCGGGGAGTTTTACTCCGTTGCCCTTACAAACAGGCGCCAGCAGGCCGACACCGGAACCAAGATGGTTCACGTGGGAAAAAACACCAGCAGCACGATTATTTCCAAGGGCATTTCCGCGGGCGAGGGACAGAACATATACAGGGGACTTGTTGAAATTGGTAAAAATGCCGAGAAGGCGAGAAATTACACGCAGTGCGACTCGATGCTTATAGGGGACCGCTGCGGAGCACATACTTTTCCATATATAGAGGTCAGAAACTCCACGGCCCACATGGAGCACGAGGCTTCTACCTCTAAAATAGGCGAGGACCAGATGTTTTACTGTCGCCAGAGAGGGCTTTCCGCCGAAGACGCGGTTTCGCTCATAGTGAACGGCTTCTGCAAGGAAGTTTTCAAGGAGTTGCCGTTTGAGTTCGCGGTTGAAGCTGAAAAACTGTTGAGCGTAAGTCTTGAGGGAAGCGTGGGTTAA
- a CDS encoding Rrf2 family transcriptional regulator, with translation MQVSRTLDYAVRCLIHMGGNPGFKFSMKQISETQHIPQNYLAKVMRRLVNRGILRSKVGPEGGYMLRKSPHELSLREVYEAIEGEIRIVDCMDDDGPCALYENCGQLPLWDKLKFSMIRILEDTTIADMVNETRGGKSH, from the coding sequence ATGCAGGTAAGCAGAACACTTGATTACGCCGTCAGATGCCTTATCCATATGGGGGGCAACCCGGGGTTTAAGTTCAGCATGAAGCAGATATCCGAAACCCAGCACATTCCGCAAAATTATTTAGCTAAAGTAATGAGAAGGCTGGTTAATCGCGGAATACTCAGGTCGAAAGTGGGGCCCGAGGGCGGATACATGCTCCGCAAGTCCCCGCATGAACTCAGCCTGAGAGAGGTCTACGAAGCCATAGAGGGAGAGATAAGGATAGTGGACTGCATGGACGATGACGGTCCGTGCGCCCTTTATGAGAACTGCGGGCAGCTTCCTCTCTGGGATAAGCTCAAATTTTCCATGATAAGGATTCTTGAAGATACTACTATTGCGGATATGGTGAATGAAACTCGGGGCGGCAAAAGTCATTAG